A region of the Perca flavescens isolate YP-PL-M2 chromosome 15, PFLA_1.0, whole genome shotgun sequence genome:
GAACACcagctggtctcagaccagtggTCTGTATGCAAatattggggcgtgacaaaggtataGACCAGAGCCAAATAAGGTTCACCCCCCGAGTTGATGTCAACTATTAGCTTCGTTGGGATTcacccgttttcagcggcagtttcaaattgtgagatttgctggaaagaggtgtcaatgggacctTGAGGTTCTCTGTATGTCCattttacccaccgaactgttgttattcaactatgacaaggtaaactcggttttgcattctatcacccctttaaatataATGAACACTGGATGGTTAGCTAATCCAAtgggtttatttttattttgatattgtgAAATCTGTTTCTCTCATGTAACTCTGCAGTAGAGGAATTGGAGGAGAATTCAGCTGAAATCAAGGTAAAGATGAGATTGTTTCACCTTCATTAGTGATCATCATTATAGAGCAGCATCTGTTTACTAAAACTAACTCTATTTTCTGAGGTTAGTCAGATCAGATTTGAAGTCTCACACCTGAATAAAcacttcttcacagacaaagaTTTAAACTGTGCATATAATTTCACTGCGTTTCTATGTTTTGTAGTCTTTTTCTGAATTGGTGCATCACTGTGTGATATTGATTTGAGTGTTGTACATTCATCTTGTTGCTGTTTTCTTGTCTCACTTACTAATGAAGACATTCTTAATCTCAGATGCTCTAACCAGGTGAACTAAAGGTTAAATGAAATGATCTGTTTTCTTAGTGTGATCCAGTGAATGAACCTGCTGAAGGTGAAAACTCAGAGAAGAATGATGACAACACAGGAGGAGAGTCTGAAATCACATCTGTATCATCTGCAAACAATGAgaaaggtaaaaacaaaaaataaatatacttaaaaaaaaggtgtatttagtttttgtcaAGAGTTAAATCTTGTGGATCAGTGAACTCTGAAAAATGTACACATAATTGTTGCACATACCTGTTATTAAACTGCAATAGTTAACTGatcaaaacaatgtaatgtttgaTCCTGGTATCTGCTTGTTCTTACATTATCCTGCAGTAGACAAGCTCAAGGAAAGTGCAGCTAAATCAGAGGTAAAGGTGAGATTGTTTTGGTCCTTAATAGTCATTCTAATGTTTCTTTTTCTAATGCTATTTATTTTCAGCTCAATTTTAGCTAAAGATTGGAGCTAATTGCCTTAATTTTAGAATAAAACCGAGATTGACTCCATGAACTATCTGGTTGGACACATTGATCAGTTAAAAACACTTTGTGCattattttaacgatctgaaacgcaagtagcaaacgtagctttgtgggcggatctcgggcgctgttgctattataccggcgggataaatgactctttcgccaggtctgaagtagctaggtgtggtttgggcgtaacgtgaaaataaccaatcagagcgtcagctcacattccctttaagagcaggcgcgcttgttccatggcggttTGCtgttatgacggcggatttgcctggcccacgccagcgggagctgtccgggatgcggcaaagtaataaatgccgtcttggccgggtggtgatgttgctgctcctctcgggcgcatctcctcaagtctggagaggattgctgcagccatggagcgtgggcctccaaacacaccacctgcacctgttgtgccccttcctcctccccccactccatctccatctgATCCGTCCGTAATGCGATGtgcaggagcacatcgcgcattactcccggaccagatcccgccgtagttcagcatcacgtctccttaagttctctaatatttcctcatttatgtcatcaacacatccatgatttatggaaatgtgtaaaacacaaccaGCCACAAAGAATGCCGCGACTTTTTAAGGACTGttctgtaaagtgcctcctgaccgatccaaacacctgaagcgcattgtcagtaatatttttccttatattcatgtatggtttgcaaaaatgagagctgctgcgtccgtgtagatgagagaagcaaagtgtattatggccaagcatgcgcccctaaaatagcatctgactagcaccactgactttagactagcaccactgactttagactagtaccacagactttagactagcaccactgactttagactagtaccactgactttagactagcgccactgactttagactagcaccactgactttagactagtaccacagactttagactagcaccactgactagtaccactgactttagactagtaccactgactttagactagtaccactgactttagactagcaccactgactttagactagcaccactgactttagactagcaccactgactttagactagcaccactgactttagactagcaccactgactttagactagtaccacagactttagactagcaccactgactttagactagtaccactgactttagactagtaccacagactttagactagcaccactgactttagactagtaccacagactttagactagcaccactgactttagactagtaccactgactttagactagtaccactgactttagactagtaccactgactttagactagtaccacagactttagactagcaccactgactttagactagtaccactgactttagactagtaccactgactttagactagtaccactgactttagactagtaccacagactttagactagcaccactgactttagactagcaccactgactttagactagtaccactgactttagactagtaccacagactttagactagcaccactgactttagactagtaccactgactttagactagcaccactgactttagactagcaccactgactttagactagtaccactgactttagactagtaccacagactttagactagcaccactgactttagactagtaccactgactttagactagcaccactgactttagactagcaccactgactttagactagcaccactgactttagactagtaccacagactttagactagcgctactgactttagactagcaccactgactttagactagcaccactgactttagactagcgccactgactttagactagcgccactgactttagactagtaccacagactttagactagtaccacagactttagactagcaccacagactttagactagcaccactgactttagactagcgccactgactttagactagcaccactgactttagactagctctactgactttagactagctctactgactttagactagcaccactgactttagactagcaccactgactttagactagcaccactgactttagactagcgccactgactttagactagcgccactgactttagactagcaccactgactttagactagctctactgactttagactagcaccactgactttagactagtaccactgactttagactagtaccactgactttagactagcaccactgactttagactagcgccactgactttagactagcaccactgactttagactagtaccactgactttagactagtaccactgactttagactagcaccactgactttagactagtaccactgactttagactagtaccactgactttagactagcaccactgactttagactagtaccactgactttagactagcaccactgactttagactagtaccactgactttagactagcaccactgactttagactagcaccactgactttagactagcgctactgactttagactagcaccactgactttagactagtaccacagactttagactagcgctactgactttagactagcgctactgactttagactagcaccactgactttagactagcaccactgactttagactagcgccactgactttagactagtaccacagactttagactagcaccactgactttagactagctctactgactttagactagcaccactgactttagactagtaccactgactttagactagtaccactgactttagactagcaccactgactttagactagcgccactgactttagactagcaccactgactttagactagcaccactgactttagactagcaccactgactttagactagcaccactgactttagactagtaccactgactttagactagtaccactgactttagaccaggtttttcctggtctgtggcggaattgttttctgaaactgcaaaatagcaccagggcaCGTTTGCCCCTGAACACGCCTCCCTTTTgttgaaccgcccccgggagcgcaaatacattccttAATTTACCGGCgtgtgtctgtggagggaaaagtccgctgggcgtcgggtgcaaaataggaatgatacatgcgccggtgtacaaaggcaattgcgctgagtgcaagatagggccctttatattatactatttttttttatttgttttagtcTGAACAGGTATACCACTGTCTATTTTTGTATCTTTATGTATCTAATCTCAATAGTTCTAACTTGGTTAACTAAAGTTAGATAAAATTATTTGTTCACTTAGCGCAATCTAGGGGATGTACCTGTTGATCAACAATCAAAGAATGATGACAACACAACAGTAGGAGGAGAATCTGAAATCAAGCCTGTACATTCTGAAACAACTGATAAAggtaacattttaataaatactttaataGTACAATAACATGAACAACTCAAGAATAGAGctagttacataaaaaaattgcTTACAGTGAACATTACTATTAGAAATTGCTCTGACCCTTTTATAATGCAGTTCATCATTAATCTGCAGGTAGCTCAGAAAAAAGCTACAAGTGGAAACAAGGAGGTAAGAATACTTAATTTAATAAATCTTAAGAGTGaatcttattcactgtatctAAATCTTATTCATTGTATATCccattgtattgtatgtatttatttatgatagAGTACatgtttatttacttatttgcAGCAGTCAGTGAAGATGTCTGAAGAGatcaacaagaaaaaacaatatCAAAGAGAAACTGAAACACTGTTTGCCAGACTTCACCTTCAAGACAAATATCAACAGAAGTTGACACCAgcagattttcttaaaataggTCCACCTGTGAAACAGGACCATAACACATCTGAGAAAGATCTAGCTCATACTTTTCTTCAGAGGTTAATGATGTTAGACTACAGAGCCAGATATATTCCTGTAAGACAAGACAGTCCTGAGGTGAGCCATTTAAAGCCTGATATACGGTTTGAGACTGTTGAAACAGACAACGATGACTTTGATGCTCTCTATAGCACAACTGTAGACTGTAATCAATCAAAACAGACTCATGTACATCCAATGGATGTCCAAATTGCAGTATTTCACTGCTCAGACAGCTTTTTTAAGCAGAACATGATTACAAAGCTATCACAATGTCAGTATGCCTTACCTTTACTTGTTCCTGACCCAGTCACAAAGGATATTGACTGTCCTCTGTGGACATTCAgacaaataagaaaaacatgGAAGATAACTGAAATCAAAGATAATTCAAACATTGTCACCATGAAGAGTTTGCCCATCTGCAAAGCTGAGACAGCCATGGTGTCATTTCTCCGCCTGGGTTCACTATCTCTGTCTAAATCTCAGCTGATGAACACTTTGATCAACGACCGTCACAACACCTTCTTCCACAGAAACTGTCCAGGTAGCACCAAGTCTCGTCATCTGATGGATGGTGTGGCAGAGATTGCCTGGTACTGCCCTGCTGGAAAACCCAATGATGCCTTCACTGACTGCATTGCCTTCTGTAATCTTCATGGTGATGCTCTGTCATTTGAAAAACAGCGTGACATAGTGACTGAAAAATCTTCAGTCAATGTCATTCTTGTACCGAGTCtggaaaaaggtgacaaaagttCTGCAGTTATCTCAGTCCTTTACAAGTCTCCGAAGCCTCTCATTATTCTTATTGCCGATAATAATCATGGTGCAGTTCAGATGAAAGGTGGAAACTACAAAATTGGACTAAAGGACAGAAGCCAGTCAGATGTTTCTGAAGagctgaaaaaagtcattggaGGAATCTTGTCTGAACCCCATGCATCCTTCCAGCTTGAAACCATGACTAAGGTCTCTGGAATCAGAGTGGATGAAGATGACACAGTCTTCAAAAAAGGGAAATCTGATGCAATGAAAATTGTGAACTTGCTTCAGGGGATGGACGTTTCAAAGATCAAAGATGCCTTTCTCCCTTGTCAAGGCCAACTGTGGCATAAGTGGTGCAGAATAAACAAAGAACTGTATCACCTCAAAGGACACATTGAGAAGGAGAAATGTCAAAAGGAACAGGAACTGATGCAAATACGACGAGATCAATGCACTGCTTCTTGTAGTGAACTGATGAAGTTGTTCATTAAAAGCCTCTCATCTTTGCCATCAACAGACAAGGAGTATTTCCTGAAGTGGACTCAGATCTTAATAGATGCCCTCTCCACAGATGACCTCACTTCAATTCTCCAAAGCTATGATGAAAAGTGGTCTGAGGTCTTGGctttgaaaaaaggagaagaaGCATGACAAATCTGATCTGTTAAGAAATAAGCAAACTGAGCTTAATCAAATATCAACAAAACTCCAGTCAGCAACTTTTGGCTTGGAGCACATCTTTAGAGAAATGGGACAGATCTATGAAGCACATGCATCTCTGCAGAAACAGACAAAGAGGGGCAGCCTGACTGGTCTAAATACCCTGAGCTGGCTGCAGAGCTGATGATATCAGGACACCCAATGGAGCTGATGGATGGTGATGCAGGTCATGTGCCTTTGACTTGGATCTGTAGTCTTTTAGATGAAGTCATCACAAAACTGGGAGACAAgagagtttttgttttgtctgttttaggCGTACAAAGCAGTGGAAAATCAACAATGATGAATGCCATGTTTGGGTTACAGTTTACAGTGAGTGCTGGCAGGTGCACCAAGGGTGCCTTCATGCAGCTGGTCAAAGTGTCAGAGGAGATCAAGAAAGACTTTCAGTTTGACTATGTTCTGGTGGTGGACACTGAAGGACTGCGTGCTCTTGAGTTGGAAGGTAACGCCACTCTTCACCACGACAATGAACTGGCAACATTTGTTGTTGGTCTGGGAAACATGACACTGATCAACATCTTTGGAGAGAATCCAGCTGAGATGCAAGATGTTCTGCAGATTGTTGTTCAGGCGTTCatgaggatgaagaaagttaaATTTTCTCCaagttgtgtgtttgttcacCAGAATGTTACAGATATTGCAGCGGCAGAGAAAAACATGGATGGAAAGAGACGGCTGCAAGAAAAACTGGACCAGATGGCCAAACTAGCAGCCAAAGAAGAGGTCTGTGATGCTGAGTGTTTCAGTGACGTCATTGCTTTTGATGTGCAGAAAGATGTGAAATACTTTGCCCAACTATGGGAGGGAAGTCCACCTATGGCTCCTCCAAATCCAGGTTACAGTGAGAGCATCCAAGAGCTGAAGACCTTCATCCTCTCTAAAGCTTCACAGTCTGCTGGGACTACTCTCTCACAATTCAAAAGCAAAATTGATGACCTGTGGAACGCCCTGATGaaggaaaactttgttttcagtttcaAAAACACACTTGAAATTGCAGTGTACAGAAAACTTGAGGTCCAGTATGGGAACTGGACCTGGGCCCTGAGGAGCACCATGTTGACCATTGAGAACGGGCTTTATAACAGAATTGAAAATGGAAACCTTGACAAGGTAGAGTCCAATTATCTTCATAAAGAAATGAGCAAAACCTATGAAGAAATCAAAACAGCAATGACAACATACTTTAATGATGACAAAGACAAAGATATGTTGGTTCAGTGGCGAGgacaatttgaaaacaaaatcaagGAGTTTCATGATGAACAAGTGAGAGGAGTTAAAAGAAAACTGGATGAAGTCATCCAGCAGAAGAATGCTTGTAAAAAGCTGGATGATAAGAAGACAGAGTTTGAGAACAAGCTGCTACAAAAGAGCAAAGAGCTCGCTCATCAGTTAAAGGACAAGGCAAAAGATGAAGAGGAACTCAAGAAGCACTTTGACTCTGTCTGGAGTGGCTGGGTTAGGGAACTAACTGCAGATACAAAACCTATTGAGGACATCAACTATGAAGAAGATCAGTCAACTGTTCTTCAGGAGCTTGGTTTTGAATGGTCTCTGATTAATGAATCTAAAAGAAGTggcaaatacaaaaacatatcaGAAGTTGGTGATAACAGTCATTATGTATCACATTcaaacaaaatggtaaaatggtGGTCTCAGGGGAGAGGTCAGTATGAACAGCAACAGATCAGATCCCTCATTAACGATGTTGAAAAACAGTCGCTGGATGCAATTAAGAGCAAACCTGTCGCTACAAGAGGCTACAGTCCAACTTACTTGCAAGAAGTGGCCaacaatgtgaaaaaaaaggtcACAGAATTTGAATTAGAGATAAAAAAAGCTATAAAGAAGGAGTTTACAGTTGATCTCATATTGTATGTATTTCACAGAGCAGAGAGTTGGCTTTCAGAGTCCCACAAGAAATTCAAAGGAAACAACGATGCACTCAGTTACGTAGAAAGCAAGAAAATGCAATATTACAACATTTTCAGAAGCTTCTGCAAAGGAAACTCATCTGCTGTTGTGCTTGGAGAACTGATGTGTGAAAAACTGAAGGCTTCCACTGTTGAGGCTGTCTGTAACAAGACTGCCATTGATCTTGCTGGAGAGATGAAGTGCACTTTCCCAGCATTCAGTGGGAACAGGCTGAACTTGGAGAAACATTTGTTAAAGTCATTGGCTGAGAAAGAAGATTTTGATGGTTTTATCACCTACATCAGACACCCAAGGAACCAAGTAGAGGCTTTTATAAAAGAGGAAGTACAGAAATACATCTTCACAGACAACAATGATAAAGCACGGAATATACTCaagaaaaatgttgaagacaTCAAAACACGTGTGAGTCAAGCTTTATTTGATGCAACAGAGGAAGTCAAAAAACAAAGAGGAGACCCAGACATGTGGGTGAAGGAATTTTCCACTTTGCTAAAAGACCAGCTAACATTCAACTCCTTCTGTTGTCAAAACTTCAGTGACATAAACAATTTTGACTTTCTAAAAGTGGAGACAGAGAAAGGCCTTGAATCTGTCATAAAGGAAGTGAGCAGCCTCTCACTGGATAAGATGGAGGAATTCAGGATGAAGCCTGATCAAATCCTCATCGATCAGCTGTGTAACTGTTGCTGGGTAACGTGTCCATTCTGTGCAGCTGTTTGTACCAACACATTGGAAGATCACAGTCCTGATGACCACAGCGTGCCCTTTCATCGATCTGCTGCAGTCAATGGTTTTCactacagaaacacagagatacTGAGTGTTAATTTCTGCACAACAAATGTTGCAAGTGATGGAGGTTTTTACCCTCGTGAAGATCCAGAAAAGCTCATTCCCCATAAACAGTACCGAACTGCTGGCCCACGGTATGCTAACTGGAGAATCACCCCTGATGAGTCTAAGCTGAAATATTGGACATGGTTTGTGTGTCGATTTCAGAAGCAACTGGAAGATCACTATAAATTAAAATTCCAGGGCCGTGGTGAAATTCCCAGTGAGTGGAAAACACACTCTAAAGAAGAAGCTATCAAAAGTCTGGATGAAATGTTCAAACTGTGAGTGagccaacacaacaacaaccctGCCGAAAATCATAATACTTGTTTtccaacacatcctcatacctaaacgacAACATTTCTGCACAACAAATGTTGCAAGTGATGGAAGTTTTTACCCTGATCGAGATTCAAATCGGAGTATTCCTTACAAAAAGTATCAAAGTGCTGGGGAGGAGTATGCTACATGGCAGATTACTGCTGATGAGTCTAAACTGACATACTGGAAATGGTTTGTCTGTCGAtttcaaaatataaattaaaattcCAGGGAAGAGGAGAAATTCCCAGAGAGTGGAGAAACCACAGTAAACAAGAAGCTATTAAAAGTCTGGATGACATGTACAATCTGTGAGTGAGCCAGAAACAACCAGGACCCTACTCAAAGTAACAGAAAGCCCTAAGTGCATTTAGGTGtttaaaagaaatatcaatTATTTATATGATTGAAGTGCAACAATAGCAATAATGAAGATAAAGAGATTCCAAAATGAATGAAACGGTCACCGTCtataatttatgtatttaaaacaaattaagtaGAGAGTGAGGTGCAGTATAACATTAAGGAGAAAGGATTCCTGAAAATGTCctgaagcaaagaaaacagtttgatttaagttttttttaattgaaatgttttttctttattttacaagatgataaaaatgcaatttgtatgtgaatatttaaagaaaaagttaTTCAAAGAAGGAATGGAGTTTCTAAGTTGTCATATTACATATAATGGatgtatttttctttcctttataAACAGGGATGTAAGTGaagattttactttttgtttttacctttttactTTTATGTGAACATCTCGTTAAACAGACATGAGATATTTTTAGTCATCCAAAgatgtgtattttttaaatgcaagaTGCATGACAATCACAGGAGGCTTTTATCACGTGGACACGCTGACAgttttgtcattacttagagttcctcatgggggagacaatAACTACACCCTATAACTTTAAAGAGTGAAGAAAGGTGGAGGATGTTGAGCTGAGACAAGTTGAAAGATGTGTAATTAAATTCATTCAAAACAGGAGATCTCATTAAAAGGCATCATAACACACAACAAGTTTAGTATTGATACTAATTTAGTTGTATATAAATGtctctgtaattttattttttgaaaactgTTTTTGAGGGGTTTTAAAAGAATTTATGTAACATAACTAATATAAAGAATGAGTTATAAGGTGGACTTATGAGATTGTTTTGATGAAGTGTTATTGTTTataaaaatacatgaaactTGGAAGTGAGACTTTTATATAAAAGGGAAAGAGCTGTGAGAAGTTGATGATAGTATAAAAGAGAATGAAatccttttcatttgttttgtccaCCTTTTTAGCTGTTGTCCAACTTCTGaaaattgtttttacataaacatttatcttcatatttttttttttatgttgttatttGTTTACTACTTTGTATGTTTTTCTCCAAGATGTTGATGAACGATGCTTTATGTTTCCTAAGTACTTGGAATATTCAACTATTTTATACTTCATCTAATTTTAAATGATATTTTTACTGCTACTTATCACTCGTACTACTAACATATTgggattgtttttgttgtttgcttaATTAGACTCCTGTTATTGCTACAATATATTGATATCCATAATTACTTACAGAAATATCAGTctgtgtaaaaaaatgtttattttcttttactgtaataaacagaGCCTTCATAAAGTCATTGGTGTTTACACTCTTCTGTTATTAATGAGCATTATGAGGAGACCAGATTTTCTATCCAGTTTGTTAAAAGATCAGCTAACATTCAACACCTTCTGTTGTCAAAACTTCAGTGACATAAATAATTTGACTTTCTaaaagaggagacagagaaaggcCTTGTATCTGTCATAGAGGAAGTGATCAGCCTCTCACTGGATAAGATGGAGGAATTCAGGATGAAGCCTGATCAAATCCTCATCGATCAGCTGTGTAACTGTTGCTAGGTAACGTGTCCATTCTGTGCAGCTGTTTGTACCAACACATTGGAAGATCACAGTCCTGATGACCACAGCGTGCCCTTTCATCGATCTGCTGCAGTCAATGGTTTTcactacagagacacagagatactGAGTGTTGATTTCTGCACAACAAATGTTACAAGTGATGGAAGTTTTTATCCTGATCGAGATCCAGAAGAGCTCATTCCCTTTAAACAGTACCGAACTGCTGGCCCACGGTATGCTAACTGGACAATCACCCCTGATGAGTCTAAGATGAAATATTGGACATGGTTTGTTTGTCGATTTCAGAAGGAACTGAAACAATATTATAACAAAAGAATTCCAGGACGATAGTGAAATTCCCAGTGAGTGGAAAACACACTCTAAAGAAGAAGCTATTAAAAGTCTGGATGAAATGTTCAACCTGTGAGTGAGCTTAAACAACCAAGACCCTACTAAAAATCATGATAGTTGTTTACAAATCAAAGAATAACATATCAGCATTTACAGATAAATGCTTATTTTAGTAAAGGAACAAAACAATATGTAAGTTTAGGATATGTGTTTCTAAGTAATAATAGGTTAACAGGGAAATTATTGTCAGATATTATgtaaaaattacttttttatttgaacTCTTTTTTGTTACATATTTTGACTGTTTTAGATGTAGTTTTATGTTGAATAATTGGGGTGGGGAACTGGttggatattaaaaaaaatctattctaTTTTCATTAGATTATTTTATGTTGAACTCACTAGAAAGTTATACTGTAACAACATACACATGTTATCACTTCTGTGTATCAATTTCCaagatttatattttaattgttttttaaagagggagagaatatTAATCAAACTgttatgttaaataaaaaaacattaaatttgAAGTTCTGAAGTTCAACAATATGGAAAGACATGTTTTTAGAAATGCTTAAATGTTTATACAATAAGGAATGTATGCCATGTGTTTTCTAAAAATCT
Encoded here:
- the LOC114569039 gene encoding LOW QUALITY PROTEIN: interferon-induced very large GTPase 1-like (The sequence of the model RefSeq protein was modified relative to this genomic sequence to represent the inferred CDS: deleted 3 bases in 2 codons) produces the protein MSEEINKKKQYQRETETLFARLHLQDKYQQKLTPADFLKIGPPVKQDHNTSEKDLAHTFLQRLMMLDYRARYIPVRQDSPEVSHLKPDIRFETVETDNDDFDALYSTTVDCNQSKQTHVHPMDVQIAVFHCSDSFFKQNMITKLSQCQYALPLLVPDPVTKDIDCPLWTFRQIRKTWKITEIKDNSNIVTMKSLPICKAETAMVSFLRLGSLSLSKSQLMNTLINDRHNTFFHRNCPGSTKSRHLMDGVAEIAWYCPAGKPNDAFTDCIAFCNLHGDALSFEKQRDIVTEKSSVNVILVPSLEKGDKSSAVISVLYKSPKPLIILIADNNHGAVQMKGGNYKIGLKDRSQSDVSEELKKVIGGILSEPHASFQLETMTKVSGIRVDEDDTVFKKGKSDAMKIVNLLQGMDVSKIKDAFLPCQGQLWHKWCRINKELYHLKGHIEKEKCQKEQELMQIRRDQCTASCSELMKLFIKSLSSLPSTDKEYFLKWTQILIDALSTDDLTSILQSYDEKWSEVLALKKEKKHDKSDLLRNKQTELNQISTKLQSATFGLEHIFREMGQIYEACISAETDKEGQPDWSKYPELAAELMISGHPMELMDGDAGHVPLTWICSLLDEVITKLGDKRVFVLSVLGVQSSGKSTMMNAMFGLQFTVSAGRCTKGAFMQLVKVSEEIKKDFQFDYVLVVDTEGLRALELEGNATLHHDNELATFVVGLGNMTLINIFGENPAEMQDVLQIVVQAFMRMKKVKFSPSCVFVHQNVTDIAAAEKNMDGKRRLQEKLDQMAKLAAKEEVCDAECFSDVIAFDVQKDVKYFAQLWEGSPPMAPPNPGYSESIQELKTFILSKASQSAGTTLSQFKSKIDDLWNALMKENFVFSFKNTLEIAVYRKLEVQYGNWTWALRSTMLTIENGLYNRIENGNLDKVESNYLHKEMSKTYEEIKTAMTTYFNDDKDKDMLVQWRGQFENKIKEFHDEQVRGVKRKLDEVIQQKNACKKLDDKKTEFENKLLQKSKELAHQLKDKAKDEEELKKHFDSVWSGWVRELTADTKPIEDINYEEDQSTVLQELGFEWSLINESKRSGKYKNISEVGDNSHYVSHSNKMVKWWSQGRGQYEQQQIRSLINDVEKQSLDAIKSKPVATRGYSPTYLQEVANNVKKKVTEFELEIKKAIKKEFTVDLILYVFHRAESWLSESHKKFKGNNDALSYVESKKMQYYNIFRSFCKGNSSAVVLGELMCEKLKASTVEAVCNKTAIDLAGEMKCTFPAFSGNRLNLEKHLLKSLAEKEDFDGFITYIRHPRNQVEAFIKEEVQKYIFTDNNDKARNILKKNVEDIKTRVSQALFDATEEVKKQRGDPDMWVKEFSTLLKDQLTFNSFCCQNFSDINNFDFLKVETEKGLESVIKEVSSLSLDKMEEFRMKPDQILIDQLCNCCWVTCPFCAAVCTNTLEDHSPDDHSVPFHRSAAVNGFHYRNTEILSVNFCTTNVASDGGFYPREDPEKLIPHKQYRTAGPRYANWRITPDESKLKYWTWFVCRFQKQLEDHYKLKFQGRGEIPSEWKTHSKEEAIKSLDEMFKL